The following nucleotide sequence is from Trifolium pratense cultivar HEN17-A07 linkage group LG2, ARS_RC_1.1, whole genome shotgun sequence.
ataaaacaaaccaagtctctatttgtagagaaaaaaaaattatgaattttggtataaaaattaaaaaataaaaaattaatttacgacgaaataatcgagtttaaagtataaaatgaaaaaaatcacgcagacccattcatatgctgacacgtggctgcctttttcaaaagcaaaattttctctctccagcttataatctagtgtggcgcagacaggatgatctgatagatcaggatgatctgggctgtctgattgatcagacagtcttaatgagatcacatcttggctgtctgattgaaatcaacggtctgtaaccatggtccttccgtacgcgcgcgacactggatccatgtctattaattgtttaagaaggtggggcgcgtgatgttattttttttttatgtaaaattacagaaatgcccctgttgctctattctttcaaaaattaaaagaatgggtattttggtccaactcaaaaggtgcaccttgctaacttagacctaactagggtctaagttagaaaaccccatatatatatatatatatatatatatatatatatatatatatatatatatatatatatatatatatatatatatatatatatatatatatatgtgtgtgtgtcttTTATGAGCAACTTATAGGCTTTTGAAGCTCATTTTTAAGTTTTCATAAACTCGTACGAGTCTACGAGTCGAGTCTACGAATCGAGTCTACGACCCTTTGCGAGTCTAGGTAGACTCTCGAGTCTGACAACCTTGGTGTTGACTTAGAATAGCTTAACTATAGTTAGAGTTTGGTTAGTTTTACTTGTATTTGACAACTCATTGGATATAAGGAATTTTCCCTCGTTGAATAAATCATAGTTCATTTTACATAGTTAATTCTTCTAATATTTACACATACCAAAATATCAGtatattttgttacttttaataaaatatttgtccCTTTGTTCCTTTGGAATATTTTACTTTTCAGCACAAGAGTTACTCCCTTTGTTGCATTGAACCTTGAAAACGAAAAATAggtagaaacaatttttttttcctacaaaagtGACAAGTAAAAATGAACAGATGGAGTACTTTAAAGTATCAATCTCGCATCTATATAAATTACTTAAGATGTATACAAAAGAATACCCCAAGCAACGACATGACACattcacacattaaaaaatCATAATCTTAAAATcacaaaatggaaaaaaaaaataccaaagaagaaaagaaatacCGTGTTCCAGTCACACATACCGTGCTTATGCACATGATCATATGAATATGAAAGCAgtaaagaattaaataaaaaaagggtGACGTACAATAGCCTAGCCATATACAACATATTATTGATGTAGCTATATACATAGGAATCCACTTGTTTATTCAAGTGAATGCAGACGATATTCTGTGAAACAAAGGTGAGCAAAATAGGTCCACAAGTGAAGATAAAATGGCAGATTCTTAAACAAGTAAATATAACAAGAGATAAGATTGAATTTATAAAGTCCTAGTGCATATTTGAAATCACTTAATCACAGTGAATTTAACGAAATCACAGTAGAACCGTGAATTTGCTGAAGCTCTAAAGTGTAGTTTTTGCCAAAATCACGGTGGCAGACCATGATGCCAAAAAACTCACAGCTAATCAAACATGCTCCTAGAAATCTATAAACAAGCATTGGCTAGGACAGATCATGAAATATTAGTAATATAGTTAACATGAAATGAATTCTATATCTTGGCACATACCTGCTCTTTAAGACGCTCTCTCTCAATAACCATTTGTTTTATCAACTCTTTACAAACTTTTGTCCGCATTCTTATGTCCTTTGCAGTtgttatttttgcttccttctCTCGGTGCAAGGATTCCTCCATACTTTTGAATCCAATTCTCAAGAAATTTAGTTCCTCATTCAATTCGTCATTGGATTCAGACAATATGATGCAATTTTCCTCTGCACTGTCAGCCCGACTTTCAGCTTTCGAAACCTTTGACTTATGGTCCTTTATTGCATTTTCCATATCTCTTATTGTGGAATATAACATACTTTCTTTCTTCTTGCTAGCTTCAACAGATGCTTCTGAATTATGCAATTGTAGATTAATTTCTTTTAGCTGCTTCTCAAGCAAATCCACTTTCATAGACATGGCTACATCACCTTTCAAGAGATTCAACTCGTCATTGAGTTTTGAATTAGTCTCCATCAATAAGTTACATTTAGCTTCCACAATATCAGCCCTACTTTCAGCATTACATACAGTTTCCTTCAGTTCAACAATATGCTTTTCCTTATTCGTTACTTCAGAACACGCGACATTATACCGATTCTGATATTCAACACAAGAGGACTTCACATTCAGTAGCTGAATTTCAGAATCTTTTAGCTGCTTCTCAAGTAAAGACACCTTATCTCTTAAGGCAAAGATCTCAGAATCGGAAGGGATTCGTTTATCTTCAGCTTCTTTTGAATTAGCTTCTGCACCATCTGTCTGACCTAGAAGAGAGTTGTTTAATTCATCGGTGTTGCTTTCAATCTTGTTCATAACGGTATCCCTGGTTTTTGATTGTTCTACAAAAGTGTCAAGTTTAGCTCGAATCTCGGATTCACGCTGAGTTAAACCATTCAAATTGAAATGAGAAATCTGGAGTCTACTCAACAGATTTTTTGAAATTCCCATCAGAATCTCACGTGCATTGTCTGCCTCAAACCATCTTTCCCAAACATCAATAGTTTCTTCCTCCGCGTGAACAAGCTCTTGCTCTAAAGAGGACATCCTTAGATTCATCTTTTCCTGAATTTCTCTAGAATCGCATAAATTCTTCTCAAGATCCATTTCTTTGGCCAAAGATTTCTCTAGCATTGTCAAAATATATCTTTGTTGCTCAATTGTTTGCAGTTTAATATCTGCATTTACATTCAAGGATTTATAACGTTCTTTGATGATTTCGTTCGCTTCAGCATTACCTATTGTCATCAAGATTCCCCCaacaaaataaaacagaaaCTTTTGTAAGCAAATGCCGAAATTATTCAGATAAATACATTCTTATTTGTCACGTATCAATCAAGATGCAGCAACTATGAGCCATTCAGTTcaatgttgataaaaaaaattgatttcatGAAATTGTTAGAGAAGAGTATTCTTTTATCTGTCTATGAAGCACAAGCATGGACATCGAGCACGATACTAACATTGACAccggtaataatttgataaatgaaataattgaatttAATCACATGTGTCGGTATTGGACATTGACACATGTCAAACACTGATACATGTTGGACACTGACATATAGCACTACAATACCGACACGACGCCAACACAATTAGTTAGATTCAACTACTgcattttctcaaattactaTGCTAATGTGTGTCAGTGTCGTGTATGATGTACATGTacgtgttgtgttgtgttgtgtcagtgcttcatagatGGACATGAAAGAACACACTTTTCTAACACCTTCACGAAATCGAAAGTTTAGAAgaataaatgaatgaaatgagATCCATTGCTTACCATTTTCCGTCTTACAAAAAGAACACAAAGTCCACTGGAAACTAGCTGAATGTAACTTAATTTCATTAAACTCTTCTTCAGACTGCTTCAAGCTTTCTTCATAATCAAGCAACTTATCTTGCAAAGTAATAAAAATCTCTACCAAGTAATTGCAAGAACAAACCTTCTTTCTAGCTTCAACAATCCCAACATGTAAAGTgttcaaaaattcatccaattCTCTAACAACTGAATCTAACACCCCACATAATAAATCAAATTCAAGACCCTTTTCAATTGAACCAAACCCCATCATTTGATTCTTTTCAGAAACCAGTGTCTCAAATTCACCCTCCATTGTTGCCAAATGCATCACAAAGTTTCTCAAGTTTGAAACTTTCTCAGAAAAACATGCTATACTCAAATCCAACCTTGTTAGCATTGTGTTACAAACAACACCCAGATCTTCCATTACATTATCATTTGATGATGAAACAAGGGTTTCAAGATCAACACTAACATCATCATTGGAAGTTGCAATTGCTTCAAATTCAGCAATTTCAATGCTCATCTTAATACCCCAATTGTTTCAAAATCCTAAGAAGGAATTCAATTGAtgaaaaaatcacaatttttttattttaaatttataatgtGAATCTGCTGATTGGGGAAAAGGATTGATGGAAAAGGAATTGCAAAATTGAAGTAAAGCTTGATGAGTTTTAAGCAATTGAATGTGAAAGATGAATCAGAATTTCACAAATTTGTTTTTAGggaagaaaatgaaatgaaatcgtACCGTTGATTCAATCCCTAATTTGAAGATTCCTTTGACAATGACACCGTGACTGTAACGCAGCGTTTTGATACCCTTGATAACTACTTACAATGGTTTTAACCCTTCAACATCttcaacacccactttttcactccacatcattttctctttcttccacctaattattcaacacacattcaacttttaccctcttcaatggtttttctattcaacaccctaccccaccactttctatttcatattcttatttaaattttaatttttgtttttatg
It contains:
- the LOC123909491 gene encoding WPP domain-interacting tail-anchored protein 1-like encodes the protein MSIEIAEFEAIATSNDDVSVDLETLVSSSNDNVMEDLGVVCNTMLTRLDLSIACFSEKVSNLRNFVMHLATMEGEFETLVSEKNQMMGFGSIEKGLEFDLLCGVLDSVVRELDEFLNTLHVGIVEARKKVCSCNYLVEIFITLQDKLLDYEESLKQSEEEFNEIKLHSASFQWTLCSFCKTENGNAEANEIIKERYKSLNVNADIKLQTIEQQRYILTMLEKSLAKEMDLEKNLCDSREIQEKMNLRMSSLEQELVHAEEETIDVWERWFEADNAREILMGISKNLLSRLQISHFNLNGLTQRESEIRAKLDTFVEQSKTRDTVMNKIESNTDELNNSLLGQTDGAEANSKEAEDKRIPSDSEIFALRDKVSLLEKQLKDSEIQLLNVKSSCVEYQNRYNVACSEVTNKEKHIVELKETVCNAESRADIVEAKCNLLMETNSKLNDELNLLKGDVAMSMKVDLLEKQLKEINLQLHNSEASVEASKKKESMLYSTIRDMENAIKDHKSKVSKAESRADSAEENCIILSESNDELNEELNFLRIGFKSMEESLHREKEAKITTAKDIRMRTKVCKELIKQMVIERERLKEQLSSLASENKILVVKLKQTHKEV